The genome window CTTGCCCCTACCTCAAATTCGCGCACTTCACGGCTAACCAAGCCATTCTCGAGGCGTTCAATGATTGCAGCCGAGTCCACGTCATCGACTTCAGCTTGAAGCAAGGGATGCAGTGGCCGGCGCTTATGCAGGCTCTGGCTCTCAGGCCCGGCGGCCCACCGGCTTTTCGGCTCACTGGGATTGGCCCGCCCCAGCCGGATAACTCCGACGCTTTGCAGGAAGTTGGGTGGAAGCTGGCTCAGCTCGCGGAAACTATCGGCGTGGAATTTGAGTTCCGCGGCTTCGTGGCTAACTCGTTAGCCGATTTGGATGCCTCAATCTTGGATATTAGGCCTAGCCACGTGGAGGCCGTGGCCGTTAACTCCGTTTTCGAGCTTCATAGGTTGCTGAGCCGGACCGGCGGGATAGAAAAGGTGTTGAATTCGATCAAAAGTATGAAGCCTAAGATTGTGACTATTGTGGAACAAGAAGCGAACCACAACGGCGTCGTTTTTCTGGACCGGTTCAATGAAGCTTTGCATTACTATTCCACCATGTTTGACTCGCTGGAGAGCTCCGGGTTAACTCAGCCCAACAGCCAGGACCTGGTGATGTCGGAGCTCTACTTAGGTCGGCAGATCTGCAACGTGGTGGCGTGCGAGGGGCCGGACCGGATCGAGCGCCACGAGACGCTGAGCCAGTGGAGAGCCAGGATGAAATCGGCCGGGTTTGACCCGGTTCACCTCGGTTCAAACGCGTACAAGCAGGCGAGTATGCTCCTGGCGCTTTTCGCCGGCGGAGACGGCTACGCGGTGGAGGAGAACGACGGGTGTCTCATGCTAGGGTGGCACACCAGGTCGCTCATTGCCACGTCGGCCTGGCAGctcagcggcggcggcggcgacccGTAGCGAGTCGACTCGTGAACAACGCATGAGTCAGCTCGGAGAACTCGGCACCGCGGTGACGGCAGTGATGTGCTGAGTTGGTTGGTTTGGTGGAAGTGAGAGACAGAGAAAGAGACGGACCAAAAATGAGTCAAATCCtgtctttttacttttttttttttttttacttaaatctAAAAGTCATCCTTTTTagaatttctttgtttttttttttttttacccttttGAAGGAGTGGTTTGATTTGGGTCGTTTACCTTATTTGGCTTAGGATTTCTCCTTCTTGCTCTCCTGCCTAAGTGTGCTATAATCTCaacttaaaaggaaaaaaaaaaaaaaaaagaagaagaaataattattatgattcaTATGGGCATGGAGGGTAAGTTAGTAGGGGAATGTTTATGTGTTGCTATGAAGTCAATAAAAACATGTAATGTATGTACAATCCATCTTCCTATTAATTTCTAGCTTTTCTCGAATTCTTATTTAGAATCACAACTTAATCTCGTTTCACAGCAAATTATCCTCTGCaagattaattattatgattgttTACAAGTTATATAATGAATGTTTATCATACAagttatatattgaatgtttatcattaaatgttcacaatttaatttatacactGAATATTTGCAATctaattatgaacattcaatatgtaaattgtgatagaTTCACTTTACAAGTGGATCCGATTCCATGGTATAAGTATGGCTCATTCCacctagggatggcaatttcaatccgcccctCGGATAATCACCCGAATCCACCCCGCATGGATCgagtttttttgggtgatagtgggtggtgggtcgGGGGTGGAtcttaaaaatgtaaacccgcggtgggtcgggttggattcgggttttatgtacaaaacctgcctagcaccccacccgacccaccatgtgtgtatacatatatataatagtaaaataagtagtactagtatatatttaattataaaagtttcaataattttgggtaactttttagtatttttatatttaaattactaaatttatttttttaaattaacaatttagttattatattataatatttctattattttatgttttagtattactaatgaattttattgtttaattatgtctaagtaattttgatactccgtattattttttgaaaaaaaaataataaattgataagtggtgggtactcgtagtgggcacccgcacccggtgggggtggggatggattctaaaaaagtccacccgatgcgagttgggggtgggggtgggtggagaaaataaaaagtgggtcgggtgatggatgtggccctccccgacccacacccgacccattgtcatccctaattCCACCACAACATGCTTAAATTATGATAGGGAAAATCgcacttttagtccctcaattattgcccgatctgcaatgtggttcctcattgtcaattttatgcaattgggtccctaataACCTTAAATCTTAATCAATGTAGCCCTCCGGTCAAATTTCGCTCTAACTAAGGTTAAGACCATggacaatttagtaatttcacaACATTTACCCCAATTTCTTCCTTCCCCCAATTTCTTCAGTCTTCACCGCCTTGTCCAGCCACACTATCCCCCTCATCTTCTCCTCCGTCTTCCATCGTAGCTTCGTGTAATTCTTCCGCTTGCCCCAGAGCTTCGCCGATGCCGCAATGCTGAACACTATATGTTCCAACCCTATTGTCTCACTTCTCCAGATCCTCGTTTCTCCCTCCTCCATCATGGAGTTGATTTGCTGGCGAATAGGTAATGTGGCGCTATGTCGGTGTGGGAAAATGTCATCGTTGCAGGCTCTGGAGCTAGAAACAAGCTTGAGAGTATACACCACGTAGGTAGCGGATACAAATAGAATGAGCCACACCATGAATTTGGCCTTGGCTCAATTCTGCGACCCAGAGATCGAACGAAGCCTGCCGGAATGAGGGTTCTTTATTTGATCCCATATGATTTTCTCATAATCCTTCTCTCTATAACACCTTGATTGCCATTATCTCAACTGCTCAACCCAAAACCAGTTGGGTTGGAAATAATCGAACTTACAGAGTTACAACGCCAATAGAAAATAATGGTTTGTCCGGTGAAGATTACGGCCACGGAGGCAAAAACCAAAGCTTTCAAGAAAAAAACATGGCACATCTAAGGAATAAGGTTCTGGGCTTTCAAAATATTCAAAGATTAAAGGAATTTGAGTTGCTTTGTTACAGAAAAAGAGGAAAGTAAAGGGGGAGATAATATGCATTAACCGAAGAAACAGTACGCTTCCAATGAGCTTAAACCTTTCacaagaaaagagagaagaagcaTAGTGACTAGCAAGTGACTAAAAACAATTTTATTCTAGAATCTACATATTCCAGCCGCGGGTCGTTGGAGTCTTACCCGGCTTCGAACCTAAAAATCGTCTCCGCTGTCCTGAAAATCCAGAAGCAACCACAACCGTCTCAGCCCGTGCCGCCGCCGCAACAGACCGCCAAGCCCAACCACGACGCCAAAGAGTTGCACATGTTCGTCTGGAGCTCCAGCACGTCTCTGGTGTCGAAAGCCGGTGGCCTTAGCTCCACGTGTTCAATGAGCAATCCCGCCGATCGGACCACGCCAAGGAGGAAGAAGAGGGCATGGACTGGGTAAAAGGGTtgtgaaattactaaattgtccATGGTCTTAACGTTAGTTAGAGCGAAATTTGACCGGAGGGCTACATTGACTAAGGTTTAAGGTtattagggacccaattgcataaAATTGACAATGAGGGACCACATTGCAGATCGGACaataattgaaggactaaaagtgcGATTTTCCCTTGTTGATATTTTTCTTGGATTAGGTAGTTTTCAAGGTTTATAACCATAGGCTGGGAATcctagaaaaaggaaaaaaggaaagGGGATATTAGTCACTTTCTGTGTGGCTACGTACGTAGATATTTTGTGTTATATTCTGCCGCCCCAAACacaatgaaaatgaaattgggatttataaatatatatatatatatatatatatatactagtattttgtatgcgcgatgcgcgaaaacttat of Ipomoea triloba cultivar NCNSP0323 chromosome 3, ASM357664v1 contains these proteins:
- the LOC116012780 gene encoding DELLA protein GAI-like, coding for MKRERDRPKAGSSSMGKSKIWEDQPPDAGMDELLAMLGYKVKTSDMADVAEKLEQLEMAMTMGTTKEDGISHLSTNTVHYNPSDLTGWIQSMLSELHTSDALSQQSSAGDEMMLAGESSNIISFSGNKNIGNGTRRISDDDLRAIPGGAIFGNKGKDSSSESSYKRQKSSAGSDVSGGESLAVSETPRSVLVDSQEAGVRLVHALMACAEAVQQENFKLADALVKHIGILAVSQAGAMRKVATYFAEALARRIYKIYPQDTLESSYTDVLQMHFYETCPYLKFAHFTANQAILEAFNDCSRVHVIDFSLKQGMQWPALMQALALRPGGPPAFRLTGIGPPQPDNSDALQEVGWKLAQLAETIGVEFEFRGFVANSLADLDASILDIRPSHVEAVAVNSVFELHRLLSRTGGIEKVLNSIKSMKPKIVTIVEQEANHNGVVFLDRFNEALHYYSTMFDSLESSGLTQPNSQDLVMSELYLGRQICNVVACEGPDRIERHETLSQWRARMKSAGFDPVHLGSNAYKQASMLLALFAGGDGYAVEENDGCLMLGWHTRSLIATSAWQLSGGGGDP